TACACCATCCCCGCGACCCTCGCCAGAAGAGCCCGCCGCACCGTCGTCCACTTCAGCGACCGATCCCGCTGGGCCGAGCTGATCATCGACAGCATCACCCGACTCCGAAACCTCCCGGCACCCGCCACCTGACCCCCAGACCTCCACACGACCCACCGAATCTGGCAGCTCCCGGCCTGGAAACCCGCACCGCAGACGTCACGCGGGGTCTTGTCGCACCCACCTGCAAGAATCAGAACAACCTCGACGCCACCGGCGCCGACCAGCCCCACACAGGGCCGTCATGAAATATCGAGGCTAGTGGCTCTCAACGGCTTCTGGGGGCCGTCCTGGGATGATGTTAAGGGATGCTAGTCCGCCTTGGTTCAAGCAGTCGAGTGCAAGGTAGTAAACGTCTCGTCTGTATGCATCGGAAGAGGTCGCCGGGGATGTGGTCGTCTCCACGGGCATAAAATGGCCTATGGGTGTCCCTCGATGGATTCGCTTGAACGGGCCGACCGTCACGATGTGCAGCCGGTCTGCTCCGGTCCATTCGATGCCGACGCGAACGTCACACTCCATAGTCCCGAGGGCCTCCGCCGTAGCACGGAGAAGCCCTGCGAAGTCGGCGATGCATAACTCTATGACGTCCGCGGGGATCTCTGACCCGGCCAGTATGCAGTCGCGACCCGTGGGGTGGCCGCCTACTGCAGCTGCGATCGTCGTCGAGCCGTTGCGGTGTATGGCGCCCCAAGCCTCGTCAAATGATGACTCCCCTCGCCCTATCAGAATGTCTGAAGCGATCCAGCGCCGCAGACCAGGCCGAGGGTTGTGTAGATCCATGGCGCGAAAGGGGCGAGGTTCGTCAGAGGGAGAGAGCTCGTTAGCGTACTGCTCAGCTTCGTGGAAGATGCTGATTGCCTCGTTCCTCGAAAGTTGCCGGCCGACAACAGGGAGGCGCGGGCGTGCCACGGCGATGAGCCATGCCCGCGAATTCGTGTCTCGTCCCCGTGCCGCTTCCTCGTAGAGCTGGGACAGAGCTTCCTCGGAGCCGCGCCGCTCGTTGAACCTGGCACGGTACATTTCCTCGATCTGGCGTTCCTGCATCCACACGGTGTCGGCATCGTTTCGAACAGGGGCACCGAAGAAATGGTTCTTGAAGATCAGATGCGGGCCGTCAACGCTAGCCGGGACTTCCACGACCAGGGCCGGGTACCCAGCCCCTTGGAGGCGATGGATCTTCAGTCCAAAGATCGGCGGCGTGATGGCCGTGATAGCAGCGCTTCTGAGGGCTCTTTCGTATGCTTCACCGTGATCCCCAGGATCGCTCCTGCCAGTGGCCGCTCGATCGCTCTCTTCAACGCCAAAGATGATGGCTCCGCCGCCGCTGTTGGCCATCGCGGCCACATCCTTGGGAAAATCTGACTGAGTCAACTCCTTCGCGGGTGGCAGCTTGCCTTTCCAGTCCAGGTCATCGGTTTCCCGTGCGCCCGCCTGAATCGCCGCGTCCAGCAGCTCATCAGTCCAGGGTCCCGGGCTCCGGCCGAGGGCGCGATGCAGTGGAGTGAAGGGCATGGCTTCACTCTAGGTCCTTTCAGCGCTGGGCAGTTCCGCGGACCCTGCACGAGGGGTCAAACGGTTGGGTGTCTGAAGAGGTAGAGCAGGCCATGGCTCGGGAGCTCTGGACCGGACGGTCGCCGGCCCGCCTGCGTCGTCCTTGGGATACTGGGGCCCTCCAGATCGTCCAGCGAGCCAGCGAGGCAGCTATGACCCAGGTTTTCACCATCGAACCCCGAACGGGTCAGGCGTTCGACGTCGCCAAGGGGCGGCGCGTCACCGTCACCGACCCCGAGGGCGGTCAGGTGGCCGACTTCTATGCCGAACGGCTGGGGCACCCGGCCGAGTTCATCTCGCCCGGGGTGACGATCGACTGCAACGAGTCGCTGCGCCTCCGGGTCGGCGACGTGATCTACTCCACCCACTACCGGCCCCTGCTCAAGGTGCTCGCGGACGACGTCGGCGAGCACGACCTCCTGCATCCCTGCTGCCGCCCCGAGATGTACGAGTTCTTCTACGCCAACGGCGACGGGCACCCGAGTTGCCTCGACAACATCAACTCCCTGCTGGCCCAGCCCCAGGCCGCCATCACTCCGGTGAATCTGTTCATGTTCACCGAGATCGGAATCGACGGCGCCATCAAGGTCAAGGCTCCGGTGTCCCGTCCGGGCGACTCGATCGTCCTCGAGGCGTTGGAGGATCTTCGCCTGGTGGTGGCCGCGTGCAGCGTCTCGGAGAGCGACTGCAATAGTGGCCGCTGCACCCCCATCCAGCTGACGATCGAGGAGCTGCCGGCGTGATGGAGATCCGTGCCTGCGACGCCGGTGACCTGGAGGTCCTGAACCGGGAATGGCCGAGCAACGACGTCTGGGAGGGGCACATGCGGCGTCAGCTCACCGGCGAGGCGACGTTCCTTGTCGCCTGGGACGGCGATGAGCCGGTCGGGGTCGGGATGCTGCAGTGGAAAGGGTGCGCTGGCGAGAAGGCGCACGCGGCGCTTCCAGGTGCGGTCGAGGTCAACCACCTGCAGGTGCGGGAGTCACGTCGCGGGCAGGGCATCGGGACGGCCCTGGTCGCCGCGTTCGAGGAGTTGGCCCGCGGGCGGGGGATCACACAGATGGTCCTGGCCGTCGACGCGGACAACCCGGCGGCCCGGGCCCTCTACCTGCGCCTCGGTTACGAGGCCACCGGCGTGGTCGACACGTACACGTACTCCTACCGCGACGACGACGGCGTCGAGCGGCAGGCCACCGAGGCGTCGGAGGCGCTGGTCAAGGAACTGTGAGCGATCCGGGGACCACGTACAGGACCTTCGCCCAGCCGTCGAAGTAGCCCCACGGCCGCAGCGCCCGGTCCCCGCGCCCAGCCCTCCCGGCCGCCCACCGGATCAGCTCCGGCCACCGTTCCTCGACCTCGGGGAGCTCGTCGGCGTACTCGAGCCAGAGTCCGTAGCGCTCGGCGCGGGCGATCGCAGCCCCGTTAGCGAAGCCGCCTGCCCGGGAGCGCAGGAGCAGGTAGACGTGCCGATGGCCGAGGATCTCCTGCACGGCCGCGTCCTCAGAGCTGCAGCAGGAGCGCGTTCGCCGTCAGCCCCGCCGCCGTCCCACACAGCAGCACCCGGCTCCCCGGCCCCACCTTGCCCTCGTCCCACGCCCGCGCCAGCGCGAACGGCACCGAGGCCGACACCATGTTCCCGAAGTCCCGCAAGTAGTTGGCGTAACGGCCCTCCGGGACGCCGATCCTGCGCATGATCAGCGGCAGCGCCCGGCTCGCCTGGTGCGGGATGACGTAGTCGATCTCCTCCACCGACGTCCCCGCCTTCGCGAAGAACCGCTCGAAGAACCCCGGCAGCACCCGCGAGGCGGAGAAGAGCACGGCGCGGCCGTTCATGTCGAAGCGGTAGTCCCCGTCGGTCTCCGGCGTGAAGTCGCGGCCCGGCAGCCAGCTCCCGCCGCCTCGCAGTTCCGTCTCGTGCGCGAACCTCGGCCACGTCTGCTGCAGCGACGCCACCACGCCCACGCCCGCATCCTCATTAGACGGCGACGACACGACCATCGCGACCGCCGCATCCGAGAACAGCTCGAAGCTCTCCCGCTGCTCCGGGTTCAGGAACTGCGCCCCGACGTCGCCCGCCACGATCAGGATCCGCCGGTACTCGCCGTCGCGCAGGTACCGCGACGCCACGTCCAGCGCCGTGATGAAGCTCGTGCAGGTGGAGTTGACGTCGAGCGCCGCGCACTGGGCCTCCGGCGCGATCTGCTCCTGCACCAGGGCCGCAGTGCAGGGGATCGGCTGCACATCGCCCGCCGTCGCCCCGATGAGGCAGTCGATGTCGTTCGGCCCGACACCGGCCGCGGCGAGCGCCCGACCCGCCGCGTCGACCAGCATCGACAGGTGCTCGACCGGCGCCCCCGCCCGGTACCGGGTCTCCGCGCCGAATGTCACGGTCGTCGAAGGAAGACAGACGCCATAGCCGTCGATCTGCAGACCGCGCACGGTCATGGCAACCTCTCCACCCGCCGCAACTTGCGGCTCGGGTCATGCTCGAAGGGGGCGACGGTGATCCGGACGTCGGCGACCCCCTGGACGGCGAACAACCGCCGCAGCTCCACGACGACGGCGTCCGCCGCGTCCCCGGAGGGGGGATCGAGCTCGACCCGAACCTCCGCCGCACCCGTCTGGACCACGCGGTACTCGACGACTCCGTCGGCATAGGCGACGGCGCGGGTCACCAGGTCCGCGTAGACGGGCACCGTGGTGCCGTCGCGCCCGGCGAGCCGCAGCACGTCGTCCTCCCGCCCCTCGATCCGCTCCAGCGCGGTCATGGCGCTCCCACACGGGCAGGGGCTCTCGCGCAGCACGAGCACGTCGCCCATGCGGTAGCGCACGATCGGCTGCGTCCGACGGCGGAAGTCGGTGATCACCGGCACGAAGCGCCGCTCGTCCAGGTGCTCCCGCTCGACGTGGACGATGTCCTCGTTCAGGTGCAGCGTCCCCGCCTCGCAGGTGTGGCCGAGGAACCCCTCGGTGCACTGGTAGATCTGGTGGACGAGCGGGACACCGAACCCCTCGCGGATCCGCTCCTCGTCCAGCGGCGTCAGCACCTCGGCCACCGAGTACACCTTCGCCGGTGAGATCCGCAGCGACCCGTCCGCGACGGCGTCGACCAGCCCCCGCAGCACCGACGGCGGCCCCACCAGGATCGTCGGATCCAACTCGGTGAGCCGGTCGACATGCTCGGCCACCGGGCGGAACGTGTCGAAGTACTCGAACCGCACGGTCCGCGACCCCACCGTCTCGTACAGGTCGCCGCCGGCCCGCAGGAACAGCGCGATCCGCTGCCCGCGCAGCCGGGGAAGCGTCCTCGCCAGGACGGTGCCCGCCCACTGCGCCCGCTCCCGCGGGCTGACGAGGAACAGGCCGCGATGCCCGCTGGTGCCGGTCGACAGTCCGATCGTGCAGCCGTGCAGCTCCGCATCGAAGGTGCGGCTCCGTTCCGCGGCGATCGCGAGTGCCATGGCCTCGTCGCGGTCCACGGGCACCGTCACGAGCTCGTTGAAGTGGGCCATCATCGAGGCCTTGTCCAGCACGGGCAGGTCGGAGAGATCCCCCGCGGGGAGCCGCCCGAACCAGGCCGACCTGCGACGCAGGAACCGCAGCTGGCTACGCAGGATGCGCCGCTGGAACCGCTCAAGCCGCGGGCGGCTGCGAAAAGAGGTCAGCCAGCGGGCCCGCGCGTACCAGGCGGCGATGCGCAGGGTCTCGGTGCTCACGGCAGCAGCCTCGCCTCGGGGTAGGCGTCGTGTGCGAGGCAGACCCGGAGCCCGGCGGTCTCGAAGTCACGCAACCCTGCCGCCGTCTCCGCGTACGCGACGGCGTCGTCCTGGATCAGCCGGGGCAGGCACCGCATCGCGGGGATCTCGTCGACCAGATCGGCGCCCCAGGCCGCATCGCCGGCCAGCAGCACCCGCGACTCGACGACGGCGCCGACATGCCCGCGCGCGTGGCCGGGAAGCGACGCGATCAGGTAGCTCCCGTCGCCCAGCAGGTCGTGCGCGGGGACGGTGAGGGGCCCGATGCGGTGCGGCACGAAGGCCTCCGACGTCAGCACGGTGCGGGGCGCGGAGGCGAACCAGTCGGGCAGCAGACCTCGCAGGATCCCCTCCTTCAACCGGGGCGCCGCGAGCGACTCGGCGATGCCGGCCGACAGGATGAACCGGGCTGCGGGGAAGTACCGGACCCCGCCCAGGTGATCCGGGTGCGCGTGCGAGAGGACGACGTGTGTCACCTCGTCAGGGTCGACGCCGGCGCGCCGCAGCTGCGCGTCGATCGTCTCGCCGGGGCGGACGACCGGCGGCACGAGCCGGCTGTACAGCCAGGCCGCCGGCCCTGCCGAGGCCGTGTCCGGCGCGTAGCCCGTGTCGAAGAGGACGGTGGCGGCGGGGGAGCGGTACAGGAACGCGCCTGCCGGGAAGGAACGGACCTGGCGCGGGGCGCCGCGGAACAACAGGGCGAGGGCGTGCGACGTGGTGCCGCAGGCGAAGTGGTCCAGCGTGCCCATCGTCAGTGCCCCCGTCGGGTGGCTCGGGTCGCGGCGAAGGCCGCCAGCGCGTCGTCGAGGCTGACGCGTGGCACATACCCCAGGTCGGCGCGGGCCCGCGAGATGTCGAGGGTCTGCGAGTAGGCGATCGTCGTCAGCGTGTACCGGGTCAGCGGCGGCTCCGGGTATCCGGGAAGGACGGCGTAGAGCTTCTCGAGGACGGCCGCGAGCGGGTAGAGGACCCGGATCGAGACCCGCCGGTAGCGGGGAGTCTCGCCGACGAGGGTCAGCAACCGGTCAAGGAGCTCCCGGAACGGTCGGGGATCGCCGTTGGTGATGTTGTACGCCTGGCCGTGGGCGTTCGCGTGCTCGAGGGCGAGGCGGGCGGCCAGGGCGACGTTCTCGACGGCGGTGAGGTCGACGAGGTTGGTTCCTTCGCGGAACAGGGGGACGCCGATGCGACGGTGTACGTCGAGCAGGCGCGGCGCGAGGCTCGGGTCGCCGGCACCGATGAGCCCGCGCGGCCGGAGGATGACCGCCTCCGGCACCGAGCCGTCGGCGACCGCTGCGCGCACCAGTTCCTCGGCGCGGAGCTTCGAGGCGATGTAGTGGTTCAGGCGGTTGCCGGGGTCGACGTCGTCCTCGGAGATGTCGAGCCTGTCGGCGGCCTGCGAGTACACGCTGGGCGAGGAGACGAACACGATGCGCCGGACGCCGTTGCGGCGGGCCGCCTCGATGACGGCGGCGGTGCCGTCGACGTTGGCCTCCCGGAAGTCGGCCCAGCGGCCCCACGGCGACGACAGGGCGGCGCAGTGCACGATCGCGTCGACG
The DNA window shown above is from Tessaracoccus defluvii and carries:
- a CDS encoding AlbA family DNA-binding domain-containing protein, whose product is MPFTPLHRALGRSPGPWTDELLDAAIQAGARETDDLDWKGKLPPAKELTQSDFPKDVAAMANSGGGAIIFGVEESDRAATGRSDPGDHGEAYERALRSAAITAITPPIFGLKIHRLQGAGYPALVVEVPASVDGPHLIFKNHFFGAPVRNDADTVWMQERQIEEMYRARFNERRGSEEALSQLYEEAARGRDTNSRAWLIAVARPRLPVVGRQLSRNEAISIFHEAEQYANELSPSDEPRPFRAMDLHNPRPGLRRWIASDILIGRGESSFDEAWGAIHRNGSTTIAAAVGGHPTGRDCILAGSEIPADVIELCIADFAGLLRATAEALGTMECDVRVGIEWTGADRLHIVTVGPFKRIHRGTPIGHFMPVETTTSPATSSDAYRRDVYYLALDCLNQGGLASLNIIPGRPPEAVESH
- a CDS encoding NAD-dependent epimerase/dehydratase family protein, which produces MTHESPQVLVTGASGFLGGHVVTELTSAGYRVLANGRDAGRLAGLGVDTLAAPLAALPTAPLQGVDAIVHCAALSSPWGRWADFREANVDGTAAVIEAARRNGVRRIVFVSSPSVYSQAADRLDISEDDVDPGNRLNHYIASKLRAEELVRAAVADGSVPEAVILRPRGLIGAGDPSLAPRLLDVHRRIGVPLFREGTNLVDLTAVENVALAARLALEHANAHGQAYNITNGDPRPFRELLDRLLTLVGETPRYRRVSIRVLYPLAAVLEKLYAVLPGYPEPPLTRYTLTTIAYSQTLDISRARADLGYVPRVSLDDALAAFAATRATRRGH
- a CDS encoding MBL fold metallo-hydrolase, with product MGTLDHFACGTTSHALALLFRGAPRQVRSFPAGAFLYRSPAATVLFDTGYAPDTASAGPAAWLYSRLVPPVVRPGETIDAQLRRAGVDPDEVTHVVLSHAHPDHLGGVRYFPAARFILSAGIAESLAAPRLKEGILRGLLPDWFASAPRTVLTSEAFVPHRIGPLTVPAHDLLGDGSYLIASLPGHARGHVGAVVESRVLLAGDAAWGADLVDEIPAMRCLPRLIQDDAVAYAETAAGLRDFETAGLRVCLAHDAYPEARLLP
- a CDS encoding GNAT family N-acetyltransferase encodes the protein MEIRACDAGDLEVLNREWPSNDVWEGHMRRQLTGEATFLVAWDGDEPVGVGMLQWKGCAGEKAHAALPGAVEVNHLQVRESRRGQGIGTALVAAFEELARGRGITQMVLAVDADNPAARALYLRLGYEATGVVDTYTYSYRDDDGVERQATEASEALVKEL
- a CDS encoding 3-oxoacyl-[acyl-carrier-protein] synthase III C-terminal domain-containing protein, producing the protein MTVRGLQIDGYGVCLPSTTVTFGAETRYRAGAPVEHLSMLVDAAGRALAAAGVGPNDIDCLIGATAGDVQPIPCTAALVQEQIAPEAQCAALDVNSTCTSFITALDVASRYLRDGEYRRILIVAGDVGAQFLNPEQRESFELFSDAAVAMVVSSPSNEDAGVGVVASLQQTWPRFAHETELRGGGSWLPGRDFTPETDGDYRFDMNGRAVLFSASRVLPGFFERFFAKAGTSVEEIDYVIPHQASRALPLIMRRIGVPEGRYANYLRDFGNMVSASVPFALARAWDEGKVGPGSRVLLCGTAAGLTANALLLQL
- a CDS encoding F390 synthetase-related protein, producing MSTETLRIAAWYARARWLTSFRSRPRLERFQRRILRSQLRFLRRRSAWFGRLPAGDLSDLPVLDKASMMAHFNELVTVPVDRDEAMALAIAAERSRTFDAELHGCTIGLSTGTSGHRGLFLVSPRERAQWAGTVLARTLPRLRGQRIALFLRAGGDLYETVGSRTVRFEYFDTFRPVAEHVDRLTELDPTILVGPPSVLRGLVDAVADGSLRISPAKVYSVAEVLTPLDEERIREGFGVPLVHQIYQCTEGFLGHTCEAGTLHLNEDIVHVEREHLDERRFVPVITDFRRRTQPIVRYRMGDVLVLRESPCPCGSAMTALERIEGREDDVLRLAGRDGTTVPVYADLVTRAVAYADGVVEYRVVQTGAAEVRVELDPPSGDAADAVVVELRRLFAVQGVADVRITVAPFEHDPSRKLRRVERLP
- a CDS encoding DUF1989 domain-containing protein, encoding MTQVFTIEPRTGQAFDVAKGRRVTVTDPEGGQVADFYAERLGHPAEFISPGVTIDCNESLRLRVGDVIYSTHYRPLLKVLADDVGEHDLLHPCCRPEMYEFFYANGDGHPSCLDNINSLLAQPQAAITPVNLFMFTEIGIDGAIKVKAPVSRPGDSIVLEALEDLRLVVAACSVSESDCNSGRCTPIQLTIEELPA